The Limnochorda sp. LNt genome includes a region encoding these proteins:
- the infC gene encoding translation initiation factor IF-3: MLESPRTVAERNPHGLRGGGIIKQELRINEEIRAREVRVISPDGQQLGVLPVREALRLAHERHLDLVEIAPHADPPVCRIMDYGKYKYEQSKKEREARKRQKIVDIKEIRMSPKIEDHDFDVKARSAARFLSDGDKVKITVRFRGREIVHADLAKEMLEQLVAKLGPLCTVERPPRVEGRAMIMVLAPRTGGGQTAQGGNAQRPAPTAAPSAGPSQGAAARAGASVKVAAAEG; this comes from the coding sequence GTGTTAGAATCGCCCCGCACCGTAGCTGAGCGGAATCCTCACGGGCTTCGCGGGGGTGGGATCATCAAGCAAGAGCTTCGCATCAACGAGGAGATCCGGGCACGAGAGGTGCGGGTCATCAGCCCTGATGGCCAGCAGCTCGGGGTGTTGCCGGTGCGGGAGGCGCTGAGGCTCGCCCATGAGCGGCACCTCGACCTGGTCGAGATCGCGCCGCATGCCGATCCGCCCGTCTGCCGGATCATGGACTACGGCAAGTACAAGTACGAGCAGAGCAAGAAAGAGCGCGAAGCCCGCAAGCGCCAGAAGATCGTCGACATCAAAGAGATCCGCATGAGCCCCAAGATCGAGGATCACGACTTCGACGTCAAGGCACGCTCAGCCGCACGGTTCTTGTCGGATGGCGACAAGGTCAAGATCACGGTGCGCTTTCGCGGACGGGAGATCGTCCACGCCGACCTGGCCAAGGAGATGCTGGAGCAGCTCGTCGCCAAGCTGGGCCCGCTGTGCACCGTGGAGCGCCCGCCCAGGGTGGAGGGGCGCGCCATGATCATGGTGCTGGCCCCCCGGACGGGGGGCGGCCAGACCGCCCAGGGCGGCAACGCCCAGCGTCCTGCTCCGACGGCCGCGCCGAGCGCTGGTCCGTCGCAGGGGGCCGCCGCGCGTGCCGGCGCGAGCGTCAAGGTCGCTGCTGCAGAAGGGTGA
- the rpmI gene encoding 50S ribosomal protein L35 has protein sequence MTQSQMPKMKTRRSALKRFKMTASGKLRRRHAYHSHLLGPKRPARKRRLVGDALVAERDERRVLGQLPYRQHL, from the coding sequence GTGACGCAGAGCCAGATGCCCAAGATGAAGACGCGCCGCAGCGCCCTCAAGCGCTTCAAGATGACCGCCAGCGGCAAGCTGCGCAGGCGCCACGCGTACCACAGCCACCTGCTGGGGCCCAAGCGGCCCGCGCGAAAGCGCCGGCTGGTCGGCGACGCCTTGGTCGCCGAGCGCGACGAGCGCCGGGTGCTGGGGCAGCTGCCGTACCGGCAGCACCTGTGA
- the rplT gene encoding 50S ribosomal protein L20: MPRVKGGPYTRRRHRKIVKLAKGYWGARHRWFRMANQSLLKAWSHAYRHRRLRKRDFRRLWIVRINAAVRPHGLTYSRFMAGLKRAGVAINRKMLADLAVRDPEGFARLVERARQALAVTSPAA; encoded by the coding sequence ATGCCCAGGGTAAAGGGTGGGCCGTACACACGGCGGCGCCACCGCAAGATCGTCAAGCTGGCCAAGGGATACTGGGGCGCCCGGCATCGATGGTTTCGCATGGCCAACCAGTCGCTGCTCAAGGCGTGGAGCCATGCCTACCGTCACCGCCGGTTGCGCAAGCGTGACTTTCGACGCCTCTGGATCGTCCGCATCAACGCGGCGGTGCGCCCGCACGGTCTCACCTACAGCCGGTTCATGGCGGGGCTCAAGCGGGCCGGCGTCGCCATCAACCGCAAGATGCTGGCCGACCTGGCCGTGCGGGATCCGGAGGGCTTCGCCCGGCTGGTCGAGCGGGCTCGCCAGGCCCTCGCGGTGACGTCCCCGGCCGCGTAG